In Balearica regulorum gibbericeps isolate bBalReg1 chromosome 27, bBalReg1.pri, whole genome shotgun sequence, the genomic stretch cccccccccccaacaactTGAAAGCAGTATGTTTTAAACAAGATTATTGTGGGAGAACTGTAAATACTGGCAGAATATTTAACATGCTTTGTCCGTCcttcataattaattttttttttttttttaaattttaaaccgTAATCTGTAAAGTTGCGTATATTTGACAAGGAAACTCAACGAGCTATTACCGCTTTTCTTAGAAATACCCAATAGCATATCAGGATCGTAAGAGTCGATGGCGAGTCAGATTTTAGGGATGCCTGTGGGCGATGCCCGTTCCAGTGCGGGGACCCGACGCGTCAGTGTGATTTGGAGGGCGAAAAAGGGGGACCCGGCTGATCCCCGCCAGCGGCGTTCGGCGGGGCCGGATTCGGGTGCCGGCCCCGGTTCGCGTCGCGCCGGGGTCTCGGTCTGACTGTCGCGGCGGGGGGGTGTGCCTTGCGAGCTTCGCCTGGAGGGGCTGAGAGTCGGGAGAAGGGGGTGCGCTCGGAGAAGGTGAGGGTCCGTGTAACCTGTCTAAGTCCTGCTTCCTCggagggttttatttttattttttttttttggtgcaggGAGGGGGTTCGGTCCGGCGCGGCGTTGGCTCCGGCGGGTTCAACCCGGGGAAGTGGGGAGATGCCGGCGCCGCGGGTCGGGGAGCGAGAACTGCTGCAGTCTCACGTTTTTACACTACATAACGTCTAACCTACCTCAGATTTCAGTCATTAAAAATTAGCACGCTTCAGACTTCTTCTACGAAAACTAGAAATCTATGCACAGCTCTTTACCCCTTGCTGCTGAGAGGCTGTTTTTCaagcaaaatcttttcctttaccCGTCCCGGCGGCCGCGCTCGTCCCACCCGCGCCGAAGCCAGGGAGGTCGCGGCATTAAGGGGGactttgggggggtggggagggggatgtTTTTAATCACCTCGGGGTGGGACGGGGACCTAATTTGGCAGCACGTCGCGGCCACAATGGTGCTAGAACAACGCCCGCGGTAGAAACCCGGCGGAGAGCTTGGCGCAGGGAGCCCCGACGGGCTCCTGCCACCCCGCTTTGGTTTTTCTGGCCGCGATGCCTCGCCTCGGGGAGGGGAACGGGGGACACGTTTCGGGgtcctcctcccctgcccatCCCGATGCTCTCGGGACGAGGCacgggaaggagaaggaaaccaGAATCCCTGAGGTGCCTcaattgctgattttttttccttttaatactGGAGTATGCTTTGTGGGCTCTATAaggcatatttttattaaatgaaatcttCTAATAAAAACGGTGCTATGGTGTTTTAACAAACTGTATCACGCTTCTGCCTGATTCCATCTCGCTGAGGTGCTACTAATGTATATACGAAACTAGggaaccaaggaaaaaaaaaaccacaaaaaaaaaaaccacaaaacaaaaaagcaatgtCGTTGAGAAGGAAGTTTACTTTTCCGGAGCGACAGCTTGAAGCGTGTCGGGAGCTGGTTGGGTTTATGCAAACTGAAATCGGGGCCGCGTCGGAGACGTCCCACCGAGCGGGCTCGCAGTGGAGCCGTTCCCCTCTGGTGCGGGGCCGGGGTGCCAGCAGGAGAGCCGGGTGCGGGTGTCGGATGAGGTGCTTTGCGGCGCTGCTCGGGCACGGTGCTCAGCCGCACGTCGTGGACGCGGCGCTCGAATGTGGTGCGTGGACGCGGCGGTCGGCCAGCGTGCGCAAACGTGGTGCTCGGCCGTGGTGCTCAACCGCGGTGCTTGGACACGGTGCGTGGACGTGGTGCTCGGGCACGGTGCTCGGCCACTCATCGTGgacgtggtgctcagctgtggTGCGTGGACACAGGGCTCGGCCAGGGTGTGTGAACATGGTACTCGACCGTCGTGCTTGGACGTGGTGCGTGGACATGGTGATCGGGCACGGTGCTCGGCCACGCGTCATGGACACGGTGCTCGGGCACGGTGTGCGAACATGGTGCTTTGCCGCGGTGCTTGGACATGGTGCTCAGGCACGGTGCTCTGCTGTGGCGCTTGGTCACGGTGCATGGACATAGTACTTGGGCACGGTGCTTGGCCATGCACCGTGGACACGGTGCTCAGGCACGGTGCTCGACCGCGGTGCTTGACATGGTGCTCAGCCGTGGTGCTTGGGCATGGTGCTTGGCCACACACCAGGGACGTGGTGCTCAGCCGTGGTGCTCGGACACTGTGTGTGGACGTGGTGCTCAGCCAGGGCGTGTGAACGTGGTGCTTGGCCGCGGTGCTCAGACATGGTGCGTTGGACACGGTGCTCAGCCGCGACGCGTGAACGTGGTGCTCGGCCGCGGTGCTCGGACGTGGTGTGTGGACATGGTGCTCAGCCAGGGCGTGTGAACGTGGTGCTCGGACACGGTGCTCGGACACGGTGCTCGGACAcggtgctggggcaggatgCTCAGCCCGGTGCATGAGTGTGTCGTGCGTGCACGGTGCACGTGCACGGTGCGAGGGCAGGGTATGTGGGTACGGTGCTCAGGCGCTGTGCACGGCCGTGGTGCTCTGGCACCGTGCGTGACCGTGGTGCTCGGATATGGTGCACAGCCACGGCGCTTGGGAACGGCGCACAGCCGTGGTGCACAGCCGTGGCGCTTGGGGATGGTGCACAGACACGGTGCTTGAACAGGGCGCGTGGGCATGGCGAGGGTGCTCGTGCACGGTGCACGGACGCGGTGCTTGGACACGGCACTCGGGCACGCTCCACAGATACGGTGCTCGGGCACGGTGCTCGCCCACCACGCACGGATGCGGTGCTAAGCCACGGTGCTTCACCCGCACAGCACCCCTCACCCCCATGGCGCACAGCCCCCCTGCACGAGCCCGCTGCCCCCCGCGTGCCCCCGCCACAGCGTCGCCCTCCCGGCACCGTACCGCGGTGCCTGTGCCCTGTGCCCACCGGCGCTCAGCACCGTGCTCAGCATCACGctcccccccccggctcccttCCCAAATCACCGCTGTCCCTGCCCTGCGGCGAGGGCTCAGCCGGGCACCTGCCCggctctttcttcccccccccccccccttttttttttcttttttccatttttttggggttttatgGTGCTACTTTCTTCCCTTCGGCTCCCCGTCAGCGCcggggcagcagctcctccgCGCCCCCCAAACCAAGGCAAATACCTCaagcccccccaaaaccccccgCGGCGCCGCAGCAGCGAAGGCGAGCGAAACCGGGGCGAATCTTTCCGAAATCAGGGATCCTTTCGCAGCGGTGTTTCTTCCTtaacttccttttatttcccgcccccccccccccccctttatcCCTTTCCGCCCgggtttttcctcattttttccgCATCCTTCAGGGATTACAAACCACCGTAATTTCAGCCTCAAGTTTTATTCCAggagcaaatttttttttttttttttttttttttttgccgaTGGGTTTTTACACAgcggtgaaaaaaaaaaaaaaacaaaaccaaaacaaaaccatgctaataattcaaaaatttaaaataaagcgCCGATTCTTCTCAGATTTGGGAATTTGGAGGCAGGGGGGTTATTTTTGGcgtttttgttgggtttttttttttaattatttttgggATAATtgaggaggggaggtgggacGGTGGCAGGCGGAGGGGGGGCACCACGAGGGTGTCCCGGTGGCTCCGAAAAATTCTCACTTGAAGATTTCTTGGTCGGCTCGGGACTGTGGTTACttgaaatgaagtttttttccGGGGCGGATCGAGGACCggtagatttttttcccatgtctCAAGGCAATAGGATTAATGTGTATTAAACTGTAGATACTTCTAGGACAGTAAATTTATgctgataattttattttgtataattttccctttttcttttttcccctctttgtgGTTTTCCCACCCCTGCCCTTAacacccttttcttttttcccttccccccccccccccccagtgttttggtaaatttattttttaggatGCCTAAAAATTGCAAGTTTGGatcctcccccttccttcccccttttttttttttgtttgtttgttttgttttgttgttggtttttttttttttttaatttgtattttattctaaGTTACGCGCGGCTGGCTGGGCCGCGAAATGTATTATTCCtgatatctttaaaatattgtgggtgttttaataaattttatatttattttttgcactCAACACGTGGCGCCTGCTTTCCGTTTCctcctggggggctggggggggcaggatggggctgtgggtgggggaattgcgggggggggggccaggaTGGGGAGTTCTTTATGGGCAtgggggggcaggatggggcccagttgggggggcaggatggggtctaattgggggggggcaggatggggcccaattggggggggcaggatggggcccagtggggggggcaggatggggcccaattgggggggcaggatgggacccagttgggggggggggcaggatggggcctaattgggggggggcaggatggggcccaatggggggggcaggatgggacccagttgggggggcaggatggggcccaatggggggggcaggatggggcccagttgggggggcaggatggggcccaattggggggggcaggatggggcccaattggggggggcaggatgggacccagttgggggggcaggatggggcccaattggggggggcaggatggggcccagttgggggggcaggatggggcccaatgggggggggggggcaggatggggccccATCTCTAGGAatggggggggccgggggggggcccgggAATGGattggggggaagggggggggggggcaggacggGGCCCAGGCTCTAGAACGGGGGGAtggaggttgggggggggcaggatggggccctttcgggggggggggggggggtttcgGGTCCCACCGAGGGGGTCTcagggtgcccccccccgcGGAGCGCCCGCTCCCCGCAAGGGTCCTCCCAGCCGACAGGGGGCGCGGCGGTTGGAGGCGCAACAGCGACGGCCCCGCCCCCCTGTACGAAGCGCGCGGCGATTGGCTGGACGGcgggtgaccccccccccccggggcgcGGCGCAGCGTCCGGCCCAGCATGGCCGCCACGGCGGGGCTGCTCTGCCGCGGGCCGGTGAGTGCCCgtccctgcccgtccctgcccgtccctgcccgtccctgcctgTCCGTGCCCCTCtgtccccgccccccccccccgctcccagTCCAGGGGTTGGGGGCGCTTTGTCCGTTGTCCGAGACGCCCCTCCCAgttatttttgggggggggggggggggggggggtccgcCTCCCTCTGTGTTCCCTTCCCCGCCCCGGTACCGGTAAGCGCGGCCTGCGCCTCCTCACGGTAAGTGGCCCCGGTAGCGGTGGAGGTGCCCTCCGTCCCCTCGCGGTAAGTgttcccctcccctccacccccggtgctggctgcctcccccccgctttcccctgtgccgctgcgggcagcccccgccccgctccccggtgAAGGTCAGTCACcgcctcctctcctcctgctcccggTGCCCccaggcagcaccagcccccCCCGGTTCTGTTGAAGGCAGGTTTGCCCCGCCCCTGGCCCGTTGCCGGTgcaggcagccccccccccccccccacctctcgGTGCTCCCCCGGTGCAGGCAGCCCCCGCCCCggtgcttcccccccccccgtgtgtgcattgggggggggggggttgtgtgtCCCCCCGCGGGGCCAGCTGCCCCCCAAAGGGTTTCTCAGTgctgttttgctggtttttttctccgCCCCCGCCCCAGCTCTTGCTGCGCCGTGGCACCTGGCGAAGCTTTGCCTCGCAGACGGACGGGGAGGCCCAAGTGACCCGGGTCCTGCGGGAGAAGTTCCCCCGGGCTTCCGCCATCAAAGTCGTGGATATATCAGGTACAGAGAAAGCGCTttggtcccttccaatcccaAACCATCTGTGTGCTTTGAGCctgtccccagccaccccccccccaaagtgtCAGGACCGTGGGGACCCTTCTGTTTGCTCAGGCGTTTGCCACCACTTTTATTTGTCTAGGAGGCTGCGGCGCCATGTATGAAATCCACATCGAGTCGGAGGACTTCAGGGAGAAGCGGGTGGTGCAGCAGCACCAGATGGTTAATCAGGTGGGGGAGGCTGCGCACACGCGTGAGTGTGCACAGCGCTTACGGCCGGGCACACTGCTTGTGCATCTGGGTGGTGCTCAACGCTTGCAGAGTGTGCGGCACTTGCCGCCGagcatgtgtgcgtgtgtgcaaaGCGCTCGGCGTGCCCAACTActgtgcaaaattaaaatgctttgcgTGCACAGCGTCTGGCTGAAATGCCACGGGCAGCGTGCTCAGTGGAAGTGCTGCACACGCGCTGTGAGTACGAGTGCCCTGCAGACACACGGCGCGTGTGagcactgcagctctgccttcccgCTAAACAGGgtagttttggggggggtgtgtgtggcaCTTTGCACAGACACACGCACAGTGCCCTGCTAAGTGTCTGTAGCCAGGCACCCTGATGGTGTGCACACAGAGCTGGTGTGCCGGTCAGTGCTCTGCATGCGAGTGTGCGtgcacacgcgcacacacacacagtctTATAGTGCAGCCCTTTAACTCCTCCCTTCCCAAGGGAGCGTGTGCACACGCAGAAAAACGGTGTGCCCGCATGCAGCGTGTCTTGGCGTAGCTCTAATAAATTGGGTGGCACTGGGTGTGTACACCTGCCggtgtgcgtgcacacacagTGCTGAGCCTGCGTgcagcgtgtgtgtgtgtgtgtgtgtgacagcaCAGCCCTTCCTGCCCACCACTGCCCAAGGTAACCCCATTGATTAAAGGCACTTCTACGGGTGTGCAACGCTTCTCCGGGGTGCTGGCGTGGGGTAGTGTTTGTGTACTTGCACACACAGTGCGAGTGTCTTGGCTGTGCCCATGTAACACAGCACCAAGTGCTAAACGCTCCGACCGTGCAGTACTTTGCACTAATCCTGCACGCTGTACTCCACAGCTGGTTCACACTTGTGCGCAGCCCTCTGGTGAGGCTGTGATAACGTGCTAAGAGCGCTGCACTGTGACTTGTACTGTGCACAAGCACCAAAGCGTTCACGCTTGAAGCACTGACCTGCTGTGTTGCCCCCCCCCGTGTGTTGCAGGCTCTGCAGGAGGAGATCAAGAGCATGCACGGCCTGCGCATCTTCACCTCCACCCCCAAACCCTGACGCTCCCTCCTGACCTGTCAATAAAGATGCTGGGCTGAGAGGGGCCCAGGGGGGCTCTGTGTGCAGCGGTGCCCCCAGACTACCTCTAAACCCTGGTTCCCGAGTGCTGTGCTTCCAATAAGGcacctgggcagggctggggctgcactggggggggggcaaggagaggaaaagaggaccacccccacccaccccccccaacagACGAGCAAGAAGGAGAAACTTCATTGGTGGTGTTATTGCCTTGCACAGAGCAGGGCCCCCCCACCCAGGAACACCAGGGAGCTGCTCTTGCAGACCAGGCACTTCTTGTCCTCCCCCCCAcaacgctgctgctgctgctaaaggGGAGCTTAAAGCTCAAGTGCACCtcatccaaaaaaaaagcactttagaAATAAGCCAAGACCCAGTCAAGGCTGCGCACAGGCCAAGCACTGTGtccagggctggggggcaggggggtgggcCAGAGGAAAAATTTGCCCCCAGGAgtagaaagcagcagctcagcactcAGAACTTCGCCTGTAGGGAACAAAAACCTGCTCTGAGCCCTCAGCCAGACAGCAGTTTGTGCCAGACACAAGCACGGAGCCTAGAAAACCGAGTGGACGATGTGGGGCAAGtcagagcagcacagccaaCAGCTCGGAAAACAACACAGGCTGTGGCTGCACAGCGGAAGCGACGCTTGGCCTCGAGACCGATGCCCCTCGGAGCACTGTCTGGCATCACGGGGCTTGCGTCGCTGAAGGCGAAGCACAGAAGTGGCTGGCGTACAAAGCGAGAAGGAGCGGCCGAAAGGGTCCTCCCGGGGAAAGTTTATCTGTCCTTGGAGCCCAGCTTCTCAATCAGTTCCTGCAGAGGAGCCAACTCCCGCCGGTCGATCAAGTTGAATTCCTGGCAGGgataaaaagcaacacaaaaactAAAGGCACTTGTcaaagctgctggaaaacacATCTGGCCACTGTACGTGTGCCCAAGAGAACAACCAAACAGGCAGCAGCCACCTCTCCTGGTTCTACTGCGgagaaattaaagcatttcagagcaACAAAACCTCTGCTGCGTTGCCAAGAAGTACCATGCCACTCTGCACCATGAGTCACATGTGCGGTCACACAATGGGCTGCTAATATAtcagcaagaaaggaaaaaaaaaaaaaagaaaaagtactgCTGCTACTTCTGAGTCGATTCTTGAGCTACAGAACGCCCAACTTCTTGTCCGAGCCTGGTTTCTTTTGCTGCAAGCTCATACCTAAAACCCAAGGATGAAATTCAAGCATTCACAGCCAACTCGGCCATGCTTCCTACAAAAACatccaaaccaaaaaagaaaaaacaaacccaccaccACAAACCCACAATGCCACAGCTGCATCACACCACGTGAACCAAACATAGCGTCCAACGCCACGCCACGGCTGTGGATCTTCAAAGAATGAGGAGGCGCTTCAAATCCAACTCCCCATAAAAGCAAACGGGGAATGAGAAACCCGAGCGACCGGCTGCCAGTTTTGCAACTCACCTGCACGAAGAAGATAAAGTGCTTGAAGGAGGTGTTGAGGTGGGCCTCCTCCTGCAGCCGCATGACAGAGTCGAAGTGCTGGTGGTAGATGTGGGCGTACACACGGAACAGCCGCTTCAGGATCGTCTTGGCCACCGACATGAAGTTCTTGGGAAAAGGGACGCCTGAAACGCAGCGACACGCGTTGGTGAGCCCTTCGCTTCGGTCAGAAGTACCAAAGCAAGACGTTCCGGTGGTGTCTCGGTCCCCTGTGCGCAGCCCGTGGCTTACCAATCTTTGAAGGGAAGAGCGTTTCGTCATCCAGCTGGTCCTGCACCCACGTCATCAAGTAGTCGATGTACTTCGGAGCAGAGCACTTGATCGGCTTCTTTATGTTGGTGCCATCCGCCCAGTGGTACTCGTACCTgcggggagagggaaggaaaataaattcattgctccaaaaggaaaaaaaaaaaaaaaacaaaccaaaaaaccaaacacaaacccatGAATTTTCAGGCCCCCTGGCTTCCTCCTTATTTCAGTAAGGAGTGACAACACTCATACTCCTCAGAAGCGAGAAGAGCGGTGCTTTCCCTTCCCAAGTTTCTCAAGCACAACACAGAGTCAGAGTTCTAACAGCTCCATTGCGATTGCTCTCGGGGTTCGACCCTCAAAAGTGAGCTTCAGCTTTGTGGCATCCTCCAACATCAACATTTCTTTAGAACAAGACAAAAACTGGCCAAGGGGCATCAGGACCATTGCCCACCACCTGAATTAGGTCACCTACAGCCTTCGGACACCCTCCAGGAATTTGGCACTCCCCTCACTCAAGGCAGCCGACTTCTCCGAGTCCCCAGGGCTACACATTAGCCAAAGGCTTTTGGAAGCTGCCAGCTCAAATCAACACACGTGCTTATCGATCCCACGATTCCTCCCAACGCGGGCAAGATGTCAGCTCTAACGCTACATGGCAACCTTCTCTGCTATCTTTTGCAAAATCCTTcaaaagcagggggaaaaacccccagGTTTCGACTGTTGCCTCTTGGCTTGACAACAAGCAAAAACTAACAGTGGCACTTAAACAGGAAGTCGTTACAGGCAGTGGCCCCAAATATAGAAACAGGAACTTGCAATCTAGATACTTCTGGGTAGAAAACCAGGGCAGGATGTTACACCGCACCCCACAAATACTGCCCGCTAGCCAGACACTGTGCTGCTacccaaaaaaacaaagagcCTTGAGTAACCTTACTAACAAGATACCCTGCTGTAGCTTCACCTCGGAAAAACACAAATTCAGCACCAACGTGTCATAGTCGTCTCCCCGTGGATATTCACACCTCCCAAAACCGACGAGGCGCCCCGAATACACATTCACTATTTCCTTTCCACGTTCTCCGACCCTCTCCTACAAAGCAGTTATGCCTGGTAGCTCGACTCCTTAAAACCACTGCCAGTGCGAATCGAGGGACAAAAACCGAGATAAGGACGCTTCGGGACAGGCTGATTCAGCAGGGCTGATGACACCAGCCTCGATACGGTGTAGGGAGCAGCAGGACCCAAAAGACACTCGGCTGAACACCACTGGGGCAGTGCGATGCTGTGCCTGGACACGTCCCATCCTCATTTTAGCTTCTTTCTAGGCACGCTCCAGCCACCCGCCTACTTCCCCACGTAGAAATTGTGGCCATAGACCACAGTAAACATCTTACCTTGGTCCTGCTGACATGACCGGACAGCTCACTTCTGTGCAGAACTCCGTAATGGTCCCGTACAGCATGTTGATTTGGTTGAAGAAATCCACCGCTGGAAAGGAAACGCATCAAGTTTACTGGTTCGCTCTTGTGCAGTTGACACGGCCTCCCGAGGATCGCCGTCACAGGGGTGAACGTGCCGCAAAACtctcagtgaaaacaaacatcCCCCTTCTGTACAACATCACGTGGCTGATGACTTCAAGACATTTTGACCATCTAGGAATTTTAATTGCTCTGTCAATTTTTCACTGTCTGGCTACTGCCCCAACTGATTTGTACAGCATGAAGCTCTGCTTAGCATTCCCCACCTTGGAAATGACGGCTTTAGGTTCCAgccacctttaaaaaaatgacagtacCTCAAAAACCTGATTGGTTTTGATACTACAGGAGACCTTCCTTAGATTGAACACTTGCGGCCTGACTTACTGCTTTCCATTGCTCAAAActactttttcctcctctaacCTCCAAAGAAACAAAGTTCAAGGCCAGGGAGAGCCACTGctaaacataaaataaatttgtagtACGTGGCTTTTGAAGCTATGCACGCAGCACTAATAAAGTGAACgtagaaaacaacaaaagaaactcCACAAACCTAGAGTTCAGTGGAGAAGACAGTTCCACTTCTCCCCAGACCACTTGCCATCACTGTTTTTGCAGCCGACAACGCTAACTCTGTAATTCCACATATTGATACTCGAGGCTTATTCTCAAGTACAAAAATAACCATTGCAAACCTAATCACCTTTGCAAGTCtgaactcaaaaaaaaaaaacccaccccaaaaccacaacagtgcGGTTGGCACATCGCACCGCTTACTTTCCTTTTATTCCAACTGGGTTACCTCAGCAGAGCGTGCCTGCCATCAGAACTGCATTTAGGGAAGTTCTAAGTTCTTCTAAGGATAAAAACCAGAGATTTTGGGTTTTCCCACTCCACCTCCGCACTCGGGTGGATCCCTCTTCCATAGGGCTTACTGTTAACTGCGATCCACTCGTTAAGGTCCTCTCCCTCCGGCAACATAACCGCTTGTCTAAGGTTACCGCTCCCCAGAGTCGCTTCCGCATGTTTCAAGAGTTCATACTGATGGGAGCCTTCGGGAATGTTCTTCTTGGGTTTGAATGTTTTCGACGATCGACTTCCACTGACAGGAGAGAAAACTTTTCCAGTCAGCCCTTTCACAGTGTACCCTTCCCAGAAAGGCTTCCAGTATTACCCCTCACCATCCGCCACTCTTAACCGGGGCGACACCCGTCCCCGTTTTCCCCGCCCTTGGGGCAAACTTGCCTACGTGCAAGCTGAGGCATTTCTGACAGCGTGGCAAAAAAGCCACATGCACACTTCCCTCTTTCACctgccctttttaaaaatcacaagcaTGCGGTGCAAAGGCCCAAAGACTATAGAGCAACAGTTGCTTTTGACCGCGGAAAGAAAAGCCCACATAACTCCACCGGGAATGGCTGCCACTAGGTCACTTTCACAATGGCAAATATTAGATACTCAGTGCTCAAATGCACCATAGGAAACGGCTTGCTAAAAATAGCAACTTAATAGACTCCAGCCCCAAAATGCAAGTCGTCACCCTCATCTTCCCTTGCCGTTTCATACTGACAGCTGTGCTCGGCAGCCAAGCCATCGTACCACTCCCCGCCAAACTCGCCCTGTCTCTCCAACGgagccagcagcactgcagcctc encodes the following:
- the BOLA3 gene encoding bolA-like protein 3 → MAATAGLLCRGPLLLRRGTWRSFASQTDGEAQVTRVLREKFPRASAIKVVDISGGCGAMYEIHIESEDFREKRVVQQHQMVNQALQEEIKSMHGLRIFTSTPKP
- the MOB1A gene encoding MOB kinase activator 1A, which translates into the protein MSFLFGSRSSKTFKPKKNIPEGSHQYELLKHAEATLGSGNLRQAVMLPEGEDLNEWIAVNTVDFFNQINMLYGTITEFCTEVSCPVMSAGPRYEYHWADGTNIKKPIKCSAPKYIDYLMTWVQDQLDDETLFPSKIGVPFPKNFMSVAKTILKRLFRVYAHIYHQHFDSVMRLQEEAHLNTSFKHFIFFVQEFNLIDRRELAPLQELIEKLGSKDR